In Pseudomonas sp. GCEP-101, one DNA window encodes the following:
- a CDS encoding FkbM family methyltransferase, which translates to MKCCVIMPVGPGHQELAGRAKDSVARAVANGLGAFDEVQVLEMDDSQGTLGRSHARNLAVREAGERGIQWLFFLDADDLMCPGAFVDVAPLLDSHDAIWGAIYVADLQAGQALRREGQVSPIDNLEQVLLNDPYLTLQMGHFVRQEVAAATPFDTEMDTGEDFDYYLRLWKERRCVKIDTPLFLNVRGQHSSGPRSAHGGDWRQAINRVFSAFCRDNDVVASIPCGETSLALRLSNTLDPLQALHASERLHDQAELEEVLRHLPAGARVVDVGGHIGSYALVLALIGQAARLDSFEADAELAQYLDYNLRLNGLDAEHFRAHAVAVGAGRHNPDENEALFGRMELKDYIQPAGTALDSLLPGEHCELLRIDRRGYELAVLRGARQLIASGRPLILVRALNENRPALLDWAQRNAYRVVRSFEYNLSTNYLLAAEA; encoded by the coding sequence ATGAAGTGTTGCGTCATCATGCCGGTCGGCCCGGGCCACCAGGAACTCGCCGGCCGCGCCAAGGACTCCGTGGCCCGCGCCGTGGCCAATGGCCTGGGCGCCTTCGACGAAGTGCAGGTACTGGAGATGGACGACAGCCAGGGCACGCTGGGACGCTCCCACGCGCGCAACCTGGCGGTACGCGAGGCCGGTGAGCGCGGTATCCAGTGGCTGTTCTTCCTCGATGCCGACGACCTGATGTGCCCCGGCGCCTTCGTCGATGTCGCGCCCCTGCTGGACAGCCACGACGCGATCTGGGGCGCGATCTACGTCGCCGACCTGCAGGCCGGCCAGGCGCTGCGCCGCGAAGGCCAGGTCAGCCCGATCGACAACCTGGAGCAGGTGCTGCTCAACGACCCCTACCTGACCCTGCAGATGGGCCATTTCGTCCGCCAGGAAGTCGCCGCGGCCACGCCCTTCGACACCGAGATGGATACCGGCGAGGACTTCGATTACTACCTGCGCCTGTGGAAGGAGCGCCGCTGCGTGAAGATCGACACGCCGCTGTTCCTCAATGTCCGCGGCCAGCATTCCAGCGGCCCGCGCTCGGCCCACGGCGGCGACTGGCGCCAGGCGATCAACCGGGTGTTCTCGGCGTTCTGCCGCGACAACGACGTGGTGGCTTCCATTCCCTGCGGCGAGACTTCCCTGGCGCTGCGCCTGAGCAACACCCTCGACCCGCTGCAGGCATTGCACGCCAGCGAACGCTTGCACGACCAGGCGGAGCTCGAAGAAGTGCTGCGCCACCTGCCTGCCGGCGCACGGGTGGTGGACGTCGGCGGGCACATCGGCAGCTACGCGCTGGTGCTGGCGCTGATCGGCCAGGCGGCCCGCCTGGACAGCTTCGAAGCGGATGCGGAACTGGCCCAGTACCTGGACTACAACCTGCGCCTGAACGGGCTGGATGCCGAGCATTTTCGCGCGCATGCCGTCGCCGTCGGCGCCGGGCGCCACAACCCGGACGAGAACGAAGCGCTGTTCGGCCGCATGGAACTCAAGGATTACATCCAGCCCGCCGGCACGGCGCTCGACAGCCTGCTGCCGGGCGAGCATTGCGAGCTGCTGCGGATCGATCGGCGCGGTTACGAACTGGCGGTGCTGCGCGGTGCGCGGCAACTGATCGCGAGCGGTCGCCCGCTGATCCTGGTGCGGGCGTTGAACGAGAACCGCCCTGCCCTGCTCGACTGGGCACAACGCAACGCTTATCGCGTGGTGCGCAGCTTCGAGTACAACCTCAGCACCAACTACCTGCTGGCCGCCGAGGCCTGA
- a CDS encoding class I SAM-dependent methyltransferase has protein sequence MATLEQLAAFWNEEGLSHVIPEVGGEFPEGFDVRAMLGQIIDERDGVLEVGCGYGRLCRAFAPEHYLGVDVNVSAVAAARSNHPGYRFECIEPGAELPRTGTALIYTVACHIPDGELARFLAPICTAAERVVIAEVMDERWRRDGNPPIFNRDPEAYVGAMLRQGFELERYGKAVYQRYDVPAFNVGRDVRLTVHVYRRAQ, from the coding sequence GTGGCGACACTGGAACAACTGGCCGCCTTCTGGAACGAAGAGGGCCTGAGCCACGTCATCCCCGAAGTGGGCGGCGAATTCCCCGAAGGCTTCGATGTGCGCGCAATGCTCGGGCAGATCATCGACGAGCGCGACGGCGTGCTGGAGGTGGGCTGTGGGTATGGCCGGCTGTGCCGCGCCTTCGCCCCGGAGCATTACCTGGGCGTGGACGTCAACGTCTCGGCGGTGGCGGCGGCGCGCAGCAACCATCCGGGCTACCGCTTCGAATGCATCGAGCCCGGCGCCGAGCTGCCGCGCACCGGTACCGCGCTGATCTACACCGTGGCCTGCCACATTCCCGACGGTGAGCTGGCGCGCTTCCTGGCGCCGATCTGCACCGCGGCCGAACGTGTGGTGATTGCCGAGGTGATGGACGAGCGCTGGCGCCGCGACGGCAACCCGCCTATCTTCAACCGCGACCCGGAAGCCTATGTCGGCGCCATGCTGCGCCAGGGCTTCGAGCTGGAGCGCTACGGCAAGGCGGTGTATCAGCGCTACGACGTGCCGGCCTTCAATGTCGGGCGCGATGTACGCCTGACCGTGCACGTCTACCGCCGCGCGCAGTGA
- a CDS encoding tetratricopeptide repeat protein: protein MHSSQIQAEVQRIARALEEAERVNDDERKIPLYQQLLKLMPELALAHAHLAALLLGRNRDQEAEPHVERALEAPFDERIDSLLFDELAKRPRFNGNLVKAQQWYDAVPNLWRFKLLLAALNRIEAHEEAERLILQTLERPLPPAEQTQVLNLLAQLYYNTGRFHESIACCTLGLEQAPDSVPLNFNFAVAQEQVARYKEAFDAYAKVLRLDPQHVATHNNLALLMLRLGEFGPGWQHYEWRWAEVQKEHQQHFSIPRWQGEPLEGKTLLVWAEQGIGDHIMFASMLGELARLGGTVHYEIYERLDALLSRSFPQIHFVRRELQGTAQDGAQVMHRQSWPRSDYQIPMGSLPALLRPTLESFPREPHYLSADPAMVEQIRADYRQRFPGKRLIGVSWRGGTSVSNEKQSRRIPIADLGVLAALPDVQLINLQYGDTRAEREEALANGFEIYHDESVNPLHDMDRQAAQLCALEAVVSIDNTTVHLAGALGVPTYMLLQLNPNWRWGLQEGPSYWYPSVQRVRNPVLNEWRATLARVAEQLQAGKPH from the coding sequence ATGCATTCATCCCAGATCCAGGCCGAGGTCCAGCGCATCGCCCGCGCGCTCGAGGAAGCCGAGCGCGTCAATGACGACGAGCGCAAGATTCCTCTTTATCAGCAGTTGCTCAAGCTGATGCCCGAGCTCGCCCTGGCCCACGCGCACCTGGCCGCCCTGCTGCTCGGACGCAACCGCGACCAGGAAGCCGAGCCGCATGTCGAGCGTGCGCTGGAGGCGCCTTTCGACGAACGCATCGACAGCCTGCTGTTCGACGAACTGGCCAAGCGTCCCCGTTTCAATGGCAACCTGGTCAAGGCACAGCAGTGGTACGACGCGGTGCCGAACCTCTGGCGCTTCAAGCTGCTGCTCGCCGCGCTCAACCGCATCGAGGCCCACGAGGAAGCCGAACGGCTGATCCTGCAGACCCTCGAACGCCCGCTGCCGCCGGCCGAGCAGACGCAGGTGCTCAACCTGCTGGCGCAGCTGTACTACAACACCGGACGCTTCCACGAGAGTATCGCCTGCTGCACCCTCGGACTTGAGCAGGCGCCCGACAGCGTGCCGCTGAACTTCAACTTCGCCGTCGCCCAGGAGCAGGTCGCCCGCTACAAGGAAGCCTTCGATGCTTATGCGAAGGTCCTGCGCCTGGACCCGCAGCACGTCGCCACCCACAACAACCTGGCGCTGCTGATGCTGCGCCTGGGCGAATTCGGCCCCGGCTGGCAGCACTATGAATGGCGCTGGGCGGAGGTGCAGAAGGAGCACCAGCAGCACTTCTCCATCCCGCGCTGGCAGGGCGAGCCGCTGGAAGGCAAGACGCTGCTGGTATGGGCCGAACAGGGCATCGGCGACCACATCATGTTCGCCAGCATGCTGGGCGAGCTGGCCAGGCTGGGCGGCACCGTCCATTACGAAATCTACGAGCGGCTCGATGCCCTGCTCAGCCGCAGCTTCCCGCAGATCCACTTCGTTCGCCGTGAGCTGCAGGGCACCGCGCAGGATGGCGCGCAGGTCATGCACCGGCAGAGCTGGCCGCGCAGCGACTACCAGATCCCCATGGGCAGCCTGCCGGCGCTGCTGCGCCCGACCCTGGAGAGCTTCCCCCGCGAGCCGCACTACCTGTCGGCAGACCCGGCGATGGTCGAGCAGATTCGCGCGGACTATCGCCAGCGCTTCCCCGGCAAGCGCCTGATCGGCGTGTCCTGGCGCGGCGGCACCAGCGTGTCGAACGAGAAGCAGAGCCGGCGCATTCCCATCGCCGACCTGGGCGTACTGGCGGCGCTGCCGGACGTGCAACTGATCAACCTGCAGTACGGCGATACCCGTGCCGAACGTGAGGAAGCCCTCGCCAACGGGTTCGAGATCTACCACGACGAGAGCGTCAACCCGTTGCACGACATGGACCGCCAGGCTGCGCAGCTCTGCGCCCTGGAAGCGGTGGTGAGCATCGACAACACCACCGTCCACCTGGCCGGCGCGCTGGGCGTGCCGACCTACATGCTGCTGCAGTTGAACCCCAACTGGCGCTGGGGCCTGCAGGAAGGCCCCAGCTACTGGTACCCGAGCGTGCAGCGCGTGCGCAACCCGGTGCTCAACGAATGGCGAGCCACCCTGGCCCGCGTCGCCGAGCAGCTGCAAGCCGGCAAACCCCACTGA
- a CDS encoding flagellar hook-associated protein 3, with the protein MVVRISTPQIFNSNIDNYNRGYASLSKLQDQISSGTRIQTPADDPVGAARLLQLEQQQALLTQYSGNMTSATNSLNQEQSVLDSITTALQRARELTLRAGDGSMTDEDRGAISDELGEIQNQLLTLMNSKDASGNYLFSGSKSTVQPFVQNADGSFSYQGDQSTLKLQISDNLTMSTNDSGWSIFEMAANASRTASSLTTNPNADGIQRAFLSQGNVTNDSNYNASFRNGAPYTLNVLSGTQYQILDKNGNDVTSEATTNGVYDATSTDSNAISFRGAQFQLDVSLQKTDDPTTMDTLVGGYSFSFGAAAENLSVKRSATNTSMAQITSASVSNSTAYTTQFPSSGVQLKFTSATAYEVYALPTSQGASPLSTGTLGATFPQTVTVAGVDMSISAAPAAGDQFSVTANSPERQNILNTIGDLRKALDTSTAGDPQAQLNIRNMVATAVTNLDNASNQVLSTQSSIGARLNTIDVLTQENQSLALTNTTTQSSIRDTDMAAATSQLVLQQTMLEAAQAAFARISQLSLFNKL; encoded by the coding sequence ATGGTAGTGCGCATTTCCACGCCGCAGATCTTCAATTCGAACATCGACAACTACAACCGCGGCTACGCCAGTCTCTCCAAGCTGCAGGACCAGATCTCCAGCGGCACGCGCATCCAGACCCCGGCCGACGACCCGGTCGGCGCCGCGCGCCTGCTGCAGCTGGAGCAGCAGCAGGCGCTGCTGACCCAGTACAGCGGCAACATGACGTCCGCCACCAACAGCCTGAACCAGGAACAGAGCGTCCTCGACTCCATCACCACCGCCCTGCAGCGCGCCCGCGAACTGACGCTGCGCGCCGGCGACGGTTCGATGACCGACGAAGACCGCGGCGCCATCAGCGATGAGCTGGGCGAGATCCAGAACCAGCTGCTGACCCTGATGAACAGCAAGGACGCCAGCGGCAACTACCTGTTCTCCGGCAGCAAGAGCACCGTGCAGCCCTTCGTGCAGAACGCCGACGGCAGCTTCAGCTACCAGGGCGACCAGAGCACCCTCAAGCTGCAGATCTCCGACAACCTGACGATGTCGACCAACGACAGCGGCTGGAGCATCTTCGAGATGGCGGCCAACGCCAGCCGCACCGCCAGTTCACTGACGACCAACCCCAACGCCGACGGTATCCAGCGCGCCTTCCTGTCCCAGGGCAACGTCACCAACGACAGCAACTACAACGCCAGCTTCCGCAACGGCGCGCCGTACACGCTGAACGTGCTCAGCGGCACGCAGTACCAGATCCTCGACAAGAACGGCAACGACGTCACCAGCGAAGCCACCACCAACGGCGTGTACGACGCGACCTCCACCGACAGCAACGCCATCAGCTTCCGCGGTGCGCAGTTCCAGCTCGACGTCTCGCTGCAGAAGACTGACGACCCCACCACCATGGACACCCTGGTAGGCGGCTACAGTTTCAGCTTCGGCGCGGCGGCGGAAAACCTGTCGGTCAAGCGCAGCGCCACCAACACCTCGATGGCGCAGATCACCTCGGCCTCGGTGAGCAACAGCACGGCCTATACCACGCAGTTCCCCAGCAGCGGCGTGCAGCTCAAGTTCACCAGCGCCACCGCCTACGAGGTCTATGCGCTGCCGACCAGCCAGGGCGCCTCGCCGCTGTCCACCGGCACCCTCGGCGCGACCTTCCCGCAGACCGTCACCGTGGCCGGCGTGGACATGAGCATCAGCGCGGCGCCGGCGGCCGGCGACCAGTTCAGCGTCACCGCCAACTCGCCGGAGCGGCAGAACATCCTCAACACCATCGGCGACCTGCGCAAGGCGCTGGATACCTCCACCGCCGGTGACCCGCAGGCGCAGCTGAACATCCGCAACATGGTGGCCACGGCGGTGACGAACCTCGACAACGCCAGCAACCAGGTGCTCTCGACCCAGTCCTCGATCGGCGCGCGGCTCAACACCATCGACGTGCTCACCCAGGAGAACCAGAGCCTGGCGCTGACCAACACCACCACCCAGTCGTCGATCCGCGACACCGACATGGCCGCGGCGACCTCGCAGCTGGTGCTGCAGCAGACCATGCTCGAAGCCGCCCAGGCGGCGTTCGCGCGGATCAGCCAGCTGAGCCTGTTCAACAAGCTTTGA